The following nucleotide sequence is from Stigmatopora nigra isolate UIUO_SnigA chromosome 20, RoL_Snig_1.1, whole genome shotgun sequence.
CAATCGCAGCAGTGAACAATACATAGAACTTGAAAGCCAAGTGGTGACAATGGTGAGAACAAAGTACCACAATTGTCTGTATTTTATGTGTACTCCTTACCCTACATTTAAAAACTATAATTCTTGTTACAGTGTGACTTCATCTTCTTCCAAGCATTTGGTTCCATTTTCATACGGACTATTGTCTTAGGATTTCGGTAAGGGTTGAAATATATAGACTACTGACCTTAAACTTCCATAAACCAAAACTAATACCAAAATTTCTCTTACATGTAAGGCCGCAAATGGGAAACGCACAGGTAGAAATGGAACTAGAGTTCAATAATTCAGTACCAATTGAAGTCATCCCAGATCCTGAAGCAGTCGTAGATACATTGGTAGAAGCTGTAAAGACTGGCAACAATTCCTTTGCCCTCACTGTGGATCCAGACTCAATTGCTGTCATCTGTAAGTAACAACATTGACACTAGAAATAATCAAAAACACACACTGATCCTTACTTCTCTCTGAAGCACCAACAACAACGCAAAGACCAACTTCATCTCTGGACTTAGGAACAACCACCCTTGGGAATATATCACAGAATACCCAAAGGACAACTCATCTTGCCTTGGTTTCTGAAACAACTGTGATCCTTGAAGCCACTCTTGGGGAACCTTTTGTGGAAGAACTGAACAATCGCAGCAGTGAACAATACATAGAACTTGAAAACCAAGTGGTGACAATGGTGAGAACAAAGTATCACTATTgtctgtattttatttgtactCCTTACcctacatttaaaaagtataattCTTGTTACAGTGTGACTTCATCTTCTTTCAAGCATTTGGTTCCATTTTTATACGGACTATTGTCCTAAGATTTAGGTGAGATTAAAATATAGACTACTAAACTTCGACATCCATGAACCAAAACTAATACCAACACTTTTCTTACATGTAAGGCCGCAAATGGGAAACACACAGGTAGAAGTGGAACTAGAGTTCAATAATTCAGTACCAATTGAAGTCATCCCAGATCCTGAAGTGGTCGTAGAGACATTGGTAGAAGCTGTAAAGACTGGCAACAACTCATTTAACCTCAATGTCATCCCAGAATCAATCACAATCATTTGtaagtgaaaaatgaaaatactttcAGTTTGCGTCTCTGTTAGGATTGAGaattgatgaatgaatatttcccCTCTGTTTTCAAATTAGCTGAAGTATCACCAAAGTCTACGACAACAAACACACCTACTTCAACAGTTGATGAACTGACAAGTCATCAGCAATTGTCGGAGGGCTCAACGAGTAGCAAATCACAATCAACTTTTGATGAATTGACAACAGCGTTTGATAAATCAACGACAAATGTTGACTCTTCAACTGATGTGTCAACCTTTGCCGTTGATGAACCAACTGGTGACAAATTGACAGTTGCAGCAACTGTTGTTGAGgaaactactactgctacttttGACGAATCAGCAACTGTTGTTGAAAGTGCTACAACTCTTGAGCTATTGTCCACCACTGTTGaagaaatgaaaacaacaactacTGACACATTATCAAGTACTGATGAACCAACAGCTATTGATGATTCAACAAAAACTGCTACTGTTGGAAAATCTACTTTTTTTAGCATACCACTAACATTTGTGAACGGATCTACAACGACTGATGAATTATTGACAGCGAGTACTGACAGATCAACGGGTGTTGAATCAACGATTGTTACTGACAACCCGATGGCAACCATTGAGGGATCAACTCTTACCTTTGACGAGTCAACACTATCTGACGAATCAAGTCGTACTACTGTTGACGGCTTTGAGGCAATTAGTGACATTTTAACAACAACCTTTGACACAACAATTATTGCTGATGGTGAATCAACAAATGCTCCGGATGACAGGACTTCTATTGATGAATCAACAGTTGCGTTTGACAAATCAACAACTCTTGAGGGATTGTCCACCGCTGTTGAAGAAATGAAAGCAACAACTACTGACAAATTATCAAGTACTGGTGAACCAACAGCTATTGATGAATCAACAGTTGCGTTTGACGAATCAACAACTCTTGAGCGATTGTCAACAACTGCCGACGAATCCAGGGTGACTCATGAAGAATCAACCAGTGCTTCTgaagaaatgacaaaaactaTTAACCAATCAATGACTAATATTGATCTTATAACTACTACCGATGGTTCATTAATCACAGACAAATTAACAACGGCTGAAGGATCTACACAACCTATTGACGAACTAACATCCAATATTGTCCAGTCGACAAGAGTTTTGGGCGACGCTACAACCTTTCCTGACGAGATAACAGCCACTACTGATGAATCGACAGCCACTCCCAAACAAACTATCATTGAAGCAACATTTATTGACAGATCAGCAGCCACTCTCCACATACAGACAGAACAATCAACTCTTTTCAAAGAATCCACAACTAATACTGTGGAGTTgactgttttggacacatttcctACGAATGCTAAAGAGTCAACTCACCAGGCAACAACTGCATTCCTCTCAGATCTCCCAGTGATTGTGTCTGTCCAAGCCACTCTGGAAGAACCTTTTGTCAATGAATTGAACATTATCGGCAGTGAACAATACAGACAACTGGAAACAAAAGTGGTGTCCATGGTGCGTAAAGTTTTGCATTATTCCAATTTCAGAAGGGTCCTTGTTTTTACCTGGTTCTTGTATCGTTCTGGACAAAACAACCAGGAGTTGGGACAGCATAGAGGTTGCCCACTTGACCTGTTCTATCCAAAAAAACTAGAGTACTTTTAGCTTTTCAGACGAGGGCTCACATGTACCCATGAGAGTGGATTCATGGATGGATGGAGAGACAATTTCAGGTGATAATCTGATAATCTAATAACTTAATCCAACTTTGTTTCTCCCTCCAGTGTGATTTCATCCTCTTGCAAGAATTTGGAAGACTTTTCATCCGCACCATCGTAGTTGGATTTAGGTAATCTTGATATATACTGTACAATATCTTGCGTCTATCTCAACTCCTTCTGCAATGTTGTTCTACTCCATTGAAGTCCTAAAGGGGAAAATACACAAGTGGAACTGGATCTGGAGTTCAACAGTTCCGCGCCGACTCATCAACTCCCTGAAGCCCAAGTGGTGGTGGAGACGTTGGTAGAAGCGGTGAATAGCTCCAACAACATGTTTCCTCTTTCTATTGATCCAGACTCCATTGCAGTCGTATGTAAGTCCAGACTTCTCTCACCACCTTTCAAATACGCTTTCACTATGGTCAGTACAAATCTTTTGGATGTCTTTCTTCAAACAGCTGGAGAGGCTACAACTCATACACCATCTCCTACACATGGGCCAACCTCCAAAGTGGTCCCTACAATCGGCAGGCCAATCACTACTCTTGTCCCTGCAACTCACGGGCTAACCACCACTAATGTCCCTGCAAGTAAAGGACTAACCACCACTCTTGTCTCTGCAACTCACCGGTTAACCACCACTGACGGCCCTGGAATTAAAGTGCCAACCACCAACCATGCTCCCGCGAGTAAACGACCAACTAGCATCATTAATCCAGCAAGTAAAAGGGCGACAACTCGTGCTCCTGCAACTCCAAGGCCGTCCACCACCCTGGCTACCGCAATCGTGGTTTCACTGACGGCAACTTTGGAGGAGCCGTTTGTAGAAGAATTCAACGACGTCAACAGTGCACAATACAGAGCTCTTGAAGTCCAAGTAGTGACGGCGGTGAGTCCGTGTGCTTTCCTCGCTCTTCTTTTGAGTTCTAATCCGTTGTTGTTTTCTTCCACATTACAGTGCGACACTATCTACAGGCAGAGATTTGTCTTCACCTTCATCCGCACCTTTGTCATTCGGATCACGTAAGTTTCTTCATGACTTTTTCCACAAATGCAAGGCCAAGACTCCAAATGAAGGAGCGCATTTGTGTGATACAGTCGTGCCGTGGTTGTGACTCGAATGGACAACACCCAAGTGGACGTCGGAGTGCAGTTCAAGAACGATTCTTCTACCCCGGTTGGGGAGGTTGTCGTCAGAACTTTACAGGAATCTCTGGTTCAGCCCAACAACACGTTCAACATCAGCATCGTGGCCGAGACCATACAAGTGATCCGTGAGTCTGCAACCAAAGTGGGTATGATCTGGCCTAGGAACATCTTGACCAATTCTGACGGTTTTGCCAGAACGGACAAATTCGACCACAGCCAGACCCAACGCCACGGCGGCTCAAGCTACGACGACCGGCAACGCTGCCAGTCCGGCCGCCGCCACCGCGGCTCTCACCTCCCGGACCTTAAGGTTCAGGTCGGTCGGAGAGACGTTCACAAGCGACCTGCTCGATCAGTCGTCGGACGCCTTCGCCGGCCGTGCCGGACTCATCCAGAGAATTGTGAGACGCTTGGAAGAAAAAATCTTCCTAAAGCTTTTTTGAAAGACAAATGATTGTTACTTGCCTTTGGCTCCAAAGCCGATACATGACAATGACTCTTTTCACAGCTTGAGCCGCTTTTTGATATCACCTTCTCTGCATTTAAAGATCTGAGAGTAACGTCATTCAGGTATTTCTatttccaaacaaaacaaaaactacaagACTTGTACATGCCTGTATATACATTGTTTGTTCCATAGTAATGGCTCCATTGTCAACAACATGGACCTGCGCTTTACATCTGCCTCGGTGCCCGCCAATAACTTGATTGCCAACGTTTTGATCAACGCCGCCCAAAACATCACCGACTTCAACGTGGACACCTCGTCCATTTTCGTGGACGGCGTAGGTAAGCTAAGGTGACACATACTATATCTTACTCCTCCatcaaatgactttattttgaACCTGAACAGAGTTTTCAAGTGGACCAAGCCAGAAAACAAGTTTCATCACCGCAACTACCGTGGTCCTGTTCTCGTGGGTTCTGTCCAGCT
It contains:
- the LOC144213274 gene encoding uncharacterized protein LOC144213274; protein product: MCDFIFFQAFGSIFIRTIVQGFRPQMGNTQVEVELVFNNSVPIEVIPDPEAVVETLVEAVKSGNNSFTLTVDPDSIAVISPTPTTTTQGPTSSLGLRTTSLGSVSLETQRTTRLALVSSPVVTLEATLGEPFVEELNNRSSEQYIELESQVVTMCDFIFFQAFGSIFIRTIVLGFRPQMGNAQVEMELEFNNSVPIEVIPDPEAVVDTLVEAVKTGNNSFALTVDPDSIAVISPTTTQRPTSSLDLGTTTLGNISQNTQRTTHLALVSETTVILEATLGEPFVEELNNRSSEQYIELENQVVTMCDFIFFQAFGSIFIRTIVLRFRPQMGNTQVEVELEFNNSVPIEVIPDPEVVVETLVEAVKTGNNSFNLNVIPESITIISEVSPKSTTTNTPTSTVDELTSHQQLSEGSTSSKSQSTFDELTTAFDKSTTNVDSSTDVSTFAVDEPTGDKLTVAATVVEETTTATFDESATVVESATTLELLSTTVEEMKTTTTDTLSSTDEPTAIDDSTKTATVGKSTFFSIPLTFVNGSTTTDELLTASTDRSTGVESTIVTDNPMATIEGSTLTFDESTLSDESSRTTVDGFEAISDILTTTFDTTIIADGESTNAPDDRTSIDESTVAFDKSTTLEGLSTAVEEMKATTTDKLSSTGEPTAIDESTVAFDESTTLERLSTTADESRVTHEESTSASEEMTKTINQSMTNIDLITTTDGSLITDKLTTAEGSTQPIDELTSNIVQSTRVLGDATTFPDEITATTDESTATPKQTIIEATFIDRSAATLHIQTEQSTLFKESTTNTVELTVLDTFPTNAKESTHQATTAFLSDLPVIVSVQATLEEPFVNELNIIGSEQYRQLETKVVSMCDFILLQEFGRLFIRTIVVGFSPKGENTQVELDLEFNSSAPTHQLPEAQVVVETLVEAVNSSNNMFPLSIDPDSIAVVSGEATTHTPSPTHGPTSKVVPTIGRPITTLVPATHGLTTTNVPASKGLTTTLVSATHRLTTTDGPGIKVPTTNHAPASKRPTSIINPASKRATTRAPATPRPSTTLATAIVVSLTATLEEPFVEEFNDVNSAQYRALEVQVVTACDTIYRQRFVFTFIRTFVIRITRAVVVTRMDNTQVDVGVQFKNDSSTPVGEVVVRTLQESLVQPNNTFNISIVAETIQVIQRTNSTTARPNATAAQATTTGNAASPAAATAALTSRTLRFRSVGETFTSDLLDQSSDAFAGRAGLIQRILEPLFDITFSAFKDLRVTSFSNGSIVNNMDLRFTSASVPANNLIANVLINAAQNITDFNVDTSSIFVDGVEFSSGPSQKTSFITATTVVLFSWVLSSLQ